The following are encoded in a window of Picosynechococcus sp. PCC 7002 genomic DNA:
- a CDS encoding ParB/RepB/Spo0J family partition protein: MARKKATLNLDRLNQRATAEFTAEKAYENEVNQNLKLLLFEDILDRPGGDARPLNDKHVQELVDSILVLGLITPLTVDRHGHLLAGGHRREALYQIKLAHPDQYASVFPEGIPVRVVDIDAAADAVDALQIEIEENTQRKNFTVTEIRAAAKKLETAGYKRLRGRPKTGEKSLKRELAKVFRLSEDRIQRILNDSAPKGRRTPTFSPESAIATVEKWSKQLADSEDPTLGPVQGQLEKLLGELRKLPPSNP, encoded by the coding sequence ATGGCCCGTAAAAAAGCGACCCTGAATCTTGATCGACTCAACCAACGGGCGACGGCAGAATTCACCGCCGAAAAAGCCTATGAAAATGAAGTTAACCAAAATCTAAAGCTCCTGTTGTTTGAGGATATTTTGGATCGTCCGGGGGGAGATGCCCGTCCCCTCAATGATAAACACGTCCAAGAATTGGTCGATTCGATTCTGGTGCTGGGTTTAATTACTCCTTTGACGGTGGATCGCCATGGTCATCTGCTAGCTGGGGGACATCGCCGGGAGGCCCTCTATCAGATTAAGCTGGCCCACCCCGATCAATATGCGAGTGTATTTCCCGAAGGAATCCCGGTGCGGGTGGTGGATATTGACGCGGCGGCGGATGCTGTGGATGCTCTGCAAATTGAAATCGAAGAAAATACCCAACGGAAAAATTTTACGGTGACAGAAATTCGGGCGGCGGCAAAAAAGCTAGAAACTGCTGGCTATAAACGCTTACGGGGCCGACCCAAGACGGGAGAAAAATCCTTGAAACGGGAACTGGCTAAGGTTTTTCGGCTTTCTGAGGATCGGATTCAGCGCATTTTAAATGATTCTGCCCCAAAAGGTAGGCGTACACCTACCTTTTCGCCGGAGTCGGCGATCGCCACCGTCGAGAAATGGTCAAAACAACTGGCAGACAGTGAGGATCCGACCTTGGGGCCAGTCCAAGGGCAATTGGAAAAACTCCTCGGAGAACTGCGCAAACTACCACCGTCGAATCCTTAA
- a CDS encoding nucleoside deaminase codes for MYYQPLEICFRLPQWLQEYSAQYQPTPGDRQKMRFVVEAARENIIQKTGGPFGAGIFNIETGELIALGVNLVTSENLFFLHAEMVAIAIAQHKFNQDNLSTANLPALELIASTEPCGMCLGGIHWSNLKRVVSGARGADAEAIGFDEGPKPSNWQIALEQRGIIVKTEVELAFAQEVLQFYQAQQGPIYNT; via the coding sequence ATGTATTATCAACCGCTAGAAATTTGTTTTCGTTTACCCCAATGGCTGCAGGAATATAGCGCTCAATATCAACCGACTCCAGGCGATCGCCAAAAAATGCGCTTTGTGGTGGAGGCTGCCCGGGAAAATATTATTCAAAAAACAGGTGGGCCTTTTGGGGCCGGGATTTTTAACATCGAAACCGGGGAGCTGATCGCCCTGGGAGTGAACCTGGTGACCAGCGAAAATTTGTTCTTTCTCCACGCAGAGATGGTGGCGATCGCGATCGCCCAACACAAATTTAACCAAGACAATCTCAGCACTGCCAATTTGCCTGCCTTGGAACTGATCGCTAGTACTGAACCCTGTGGAATGTGTTTGGGGGGAATCCATTGGTCAAACTTAAAGCGGGTGGTCAGTGGGGCTAGGGGCGCTGATGCGGAGGCCATTGGTTTCGACGAAGGGCCAAAACCCTCAAATTGGCAAATAGCCCTCGAACAGCGCGGCATCATCGTGAAAACAGAAGTGGAGCTGGCTTTTGCCCAAGAGGTCTTACAATTTTATCAAGCGCAACAGGGGCCAATTTATAATACCTAG
- a CDS encoding 2'-5' RNA ligase family protein, giving the protein MSLPPDLGAIASGWQYYCVERFQTKKALNSPPHITLQPPFKFPVEDIDHLENVLQIFAQNQMSFPVQLTGFNCFAPRVIYIDVQLTPPLRECQAQLTTALRTWLNIQAQRDGDRPFCPHVTIAFKDLSRANFDRAWAFFRERPLHHCFTAGGLSLLQHNGRHWQVRANFPFHTLA; this is encoded by the coding sequence TTGTCGTTACCGCCGGATCTCGGAGCGATCGCCTCTGGCTGGCAATACTATTGTGTTGAGCGATTCCAAACTAAAAAGGCTCTCAATTCGCCGCCCCACATCACCCTGCAACCGCCCTTTAAATTTCCAGTCGAAGACATTGATCACCTCGAAAACGTTCTCCAAATCTTTGCCCAGAACCAAATGAGTTTCCCGGTACAGTTGACGGGTTTTAATTGCTTTGCGCCGCGCGTGATCTATATCGATGTCCAACTGACTCCCCCACTCCGGGAATGCCAAGCTCAGTTAACAACGGCCTTGAGGACATGGTTAAATATTCAGGCGCAACGCGATGGCGATCGCCCTTTTTGTCCCCATGTAACCATCGCTTTTAAAGATTTAAGCCGCGCTAATTTTGACCGGGCCTGGGCCTTTTTTCGGGAGCGTCCTCTACACCATTGTTTTACCGCTGGGGGTTTGAGTTTGCTGCAACACAATGGCCGCCATTGGCAAGTCCGGGCAAATTTTCCGTTTCATACCCTGGCCTAG
- a CDS encoding iron-siderophore ABC transporter substrate-binding protein translates to MQPVGTISNTPELLRQRVQGAEIVGMEGSANLEKILSLQPDLILGAAYSDGAIYEQLSQIAPTVLEGAETNGEWQDILLLNAEALGKQDRAQALLAEYQRRLDLFREKMGERLTNLEVSLVRIYPDRISVYLKNSFAGTILQDAGLARPDYQDRGVFGEHPFQEVISKEELQRADGDVLFVWTFGATPEISRSAQAALETFKQDPLWLQLQAVQNNKVYEIDAYWNVPSLIAANAVVDDLFYYLLEQE, encoded by the coding sequence ATGCAACCTGTTGGGACGATTAGTAATACCCCTGAGCTTTTACGACAAAGGGTACAGGGGGCTGAAATTGTGGGTATGGAGGGATCTGCAAATCTTGAAAAAATATTGTCGTTGCAGCCAGATTTAATTTTAGGAGCCGCATACAGTGATGGGGCAATTTATGAACAATTGTCCCAAATTGCCCCTACGGTTTTGGAGGGAGCAGAAACCAATGGCGAATGGCAAGATATTTTGTTATTGAATGCTGAGGCTTTGGGGAAACAAGATCGCGCCCAAGCTCTCTTGGCAGAATATCAACGGCGCCTTGATCTTTTCCGGGAGAAAATGGGAGAACGACTGACGAATCTGGAAGTCTCGTTGGTTCGTATTTATCCTGATCGGATTAGTGTTTATCTCAAAAATTCCTTTGCGGGCACAATTTTACAAGATGCAGGTTTAGCACGTCCTGACTATCAAGATCGAGGTGTTTTTGGTGAACATCCCTTTCAAGAGGTGATCAGTAAAGAAGAGTTGCAACGGGCCGATGGGGATGTATTGTTTGTTTGGACGTTTGGCGCAACGCCAGAAATTAGTCGTTCGGCCCAAGCGGCTTTAGAAACGTTTAAGCAAGATCCTTTATGGTTACAACTCCAGGCTGTGCAGAACAATAAGGTTTATGAGATTGATGCCTATTGGAATGTCCCTAGTTTGATCGCCGCGAATGCTGTGGTGGATGATTTGTTTTATTATTTACTCGAACAAGAGTAG